Proteins from a genomic interval of Symmachiella macrocystis:
- the feoB gene encoding ferrous iron transport protein B, whose protein sequence is MAAPVPASSPPPTPAKETRSFNVALIGNPNTGKSTLFNLLCGMQSRVGNFPGVTVEKKIGHVNWQGQQFHIIDLPGTYSLSPRTLDEMVSVDVLLGRQKDVGHPDAVVCIVDASNLERNLYLVSQVLDMQLPVVVVLNMCDVALARGTTIDATELSQRLGVPVVKAEAHRAVGIDDVRNAIAAAAKSSPVEARKKVFPEEFYSECDQLATHLTAGGAADVPEFLIQRMILDPGGCVEAEYTKKCGNNLPQALTECRERLKSAGQAVPAIEARQRYAWIREVLAGIHTRPTTRSVTFSDKLDRLLTHKFIGVGIFIALMFVVFQAIYAWAGPFMEIIESAQGWLADLVALTLAPGPLRSLINDGVIAGVGGVIVFLPQIVFLFLFIAILEDCGYMARAAFLMDRLMTKVGLSGKSFVPLMSSFACAIPGVMATRVIENRRDRMVTILVAPLMSCSARLPVYILLIAAFIPAVTLFQVGPELSIGGFVLWSGQVTLPGVVLLGMSSLGAVIAVPVAWILKKTMFRGETPPFIMELPSYKWPSPRIVFYRVYDRAKAFVMRAGTLIFATTIIVWAAGYFPGDHTAQHKLETQIEALDDTPENEAQLEQLVDRHNAVSAQLIETSFLGRVGHAIEPAVKPLGWDWRIGVGAVASFPAREVIISTLGTIYSMGGDVDEESEGLKESLQQARWPDGRNVYNVPVALSIMVFFALCAQCGATLMVIRRETNSWFWPVFTFVYMTALAYVAALLVYQVGMRYF, encoded by the coding sequence ATGGCCGCTCCTGTTCCCGCCTCTTCTCCCCCACCCACTCCCGCTAAAGAGACGCGTTCGTTCAACGTCGCCCTGATAGGCAATCCCAATACCGGCAAAAGCACGCTGTTCAATTTGCTGTGCGGCATGCAATCCCGCGTCGGCAATTTTCCGGGTGTGACGGTTGAGAAAAAAATCGGCCACGTCAATTGGCAAGGCCAACAATTCCATATCATCGATTTGCCTGGAACCTACAGTCTCTCCCCGCGCACGTTGGACGAAATGGTTTCCGTCGACGTTCTACTGGGTCGGCAAAAGGACGTGGGCCATCCCGACGCGGTCGTCTGCATCGTGGATGCGTCGAATCTGGAACGGAACCTGTATTTGGTCAGCCAGGTTTTGGACATGCAGTTGCCGGTCGTTGTGGTATTGAACATGTGCGACGTCGCCCTGGCGCGGGGCACAACGATCGATGCGACGGAACTATCGCAACGCTTGGGGGTGCCGGTGGTCAAGGCTGAGGCGCATCGCGCGGTCGGGATCGACGATGTGAGAAATGCCATCGCCGCCGCTGCGAAGTCCTCGCCCGTGGAAGCGCGGAAAAAGGTTTTCCCTGAAGAGTTTTACAGCGAGTGCGATCAATTGGCGACGCACCTCACCGCCGGTGGCGCAGCGGACGTTCCGGAGTTTTTGATTCAGCGGATGATTCTCGATCCAGGTGGCTGCGTCGAAGCCGAATATACGAAGAAGTGCGGTAACAATCTGCCCCAGGCCCTGACCGAATGCCGCGAACGGCTCAAATCCGCCGGGCAAGCCGTGCCAGCCATCGAGGCGCGGCAACGGTATGCCTGGATTCGCGAGGTACTCGCAGGAATTCATACGCGGCCGACCACGCGGTCGGTGACTTTTAGTGACAAACTGGATCGCCTGTTGACGCACAAATTCATCGGCGTGGGAATCTTCATCGCCTTGATGTTCGTCGTCTTCCAAGCAATTTACGCCTGGGCCGGTCCGTTCATGGAGATCATCGAATCGGCGCAAGGTTGGCTTGCCGATCTCGTCGCCTTGACATTAGCTCCCGGGCCGCTGCGGAGTTTGATCAACGATGGCGTGATTGCCGGTGTGGGGGGCGTGATCGTGTTCCTGCCGCAAATCGTGTTTTTGTTCCTATTCATCGCCATCCTGGAAGACTGCGGCTACATGGCGCGCGCCGCGTTTTTGATGGATCGCTTGATGACCAAAGTCGGTCTGAGCGGCAAGTCGTTTGTGCCGTTGATGTCGTCGTTCGCCTGTGCGATTCCGGGTGTCATGGCAACGCGGGTGATTGAGAATCGCCGCGACCGAATGGTGACGATTCTTGTTGCCCCATTGATGAGTTGTTCGGCGCGCTTGCCGGTCTACATCCTATTGATCGCTGCCTTTATTCCCGCTGTCACACTGTTTCAGGTTGGGCCGGAACTTAGCATTGGTGGATTTGTTTTGTGGTCAGGCCAGGTGACGCTGCCCGGTGTGGTTCTGTTGGGAATGTCGTCACTGGGGGCGGTGATCGCCGTGCCGGTGGCGTGGATTTTGAAAAAGACCATGTTTCGTGGAGAAACTCCGCCGTTCATAATGGAGTTGCCGAGTTACAAATGGCCGTCGCCACGCATCGTGTTTTATCGTGTCTACGACCGGGCTAAAGCCTTTGTGATGCGAGCCGGTACGTTGATCTTTGCGACGACCATCATCGTCTGGGCGGCGGGATACTTTCCGGGCGACCATACAGCCCAACACAAACTCGAAACGCAAATTGAGGCACTCGACGACACTCCGGAAAACGAGGCACAACTCGAGCAACTCGTCGACCGCCACAACGCCGTCTCCGCCCAACTAATTGAAACTAGTTTTCTAGGCCGCGTAGGACACGCGATTGAACCAGCGGTCAAGCCGCTTGGCTGGGATTGGCGGATCGGCGTGGGAGCGGTCGCATCGTTTCCCGCACGGGAAGTGATCATCTCGACATTGGGAACAATCTACAGCATGGGCGGCGATGTCGACGAGGAAAGCGAGGGACTGAAGGAATCTCTGCAACAGGCCCGTTGGCCCGACGGAAGAAACGTCTATAACGTCCCGGTCGCTCTATCGATCATGGTCTTCTTCGCCCTGTGTGCTCAGTGCGGAGCGACGTTGATGGTGATTCGCCGTGAAACCAATAGCTGGTTTTGGCCGGTCTTTACCT
- a CDS encoding FeoA family protein, translating into MTTLDGLKLGERARIVEISGDDGIAIRLMEMGLIDGEEIELLGFAPLGDPIEFELRGYRLSLRKNEARRVSIEPLPQA; encoded by the coding sequence ATGACCACACTCGATGGACTGAAATTGGGCGAGCGGGCGCGGATTGTCGAGATTTCCGGCGATGACGGTATCGCAATTCGTCTCATGGAAATGGGACTGATCGATGGCGAAGAAATCGAGCTATTGGGCTTCGCGCCGCTCGGCGATCCCATCGAGTTTGAGTTGCGGGGTTACCGATTGTCACTCCGAAAAAATGAAGCCCGTCGAGTCTCGATCGAACCGTTGCCTCAAGCCTAA
- a CDS encoding FeoA family protein — translation MIPLQLLNAGETAEIAMIGGETALVTRLNEMGFREGEVVHMVRSGEPCIVAVGNHRLTFRGNETAHIFVNLLSHPPHSSATVTGARED, via the coding sequence ATGATTCCACTTCAGTTACTAAACGCTGGGGAAACCGCAGAAATTGCGATGATCGGCGGGGAGACCGCGCTGGTCACCCGACTGAACGAAATGGGCTTTCGCGAAGGCGAAGTGGTCCACATGGTCCGTTCCGGCGAGCCGTGTATCGTGGCTGTTGGCAATCACCGATTGACCTTTCGTGGCAATGAGACAGCGCACATTTTCGTCAACCTGCTCAGCCATCCCCCTCACTCGTCGGCGACCGTGACCGGGGCAAGAGAAGATTGA